Below is a window of Mycobacterium dioxanotrophicus DNA.
ATGCCGCCGATGAGGGCGTGCGACGAGCTCGACGGGATACCCAACAGCCAGGTGAACAGGTTCCAGACGATCCCGCCGACCAGGCCGGCGAACACCAGCTCCAGGCTGACGAGATTGGCATCGACCAGGCCTTTCGCGATGGTCGCCGCCACCGCGGTGGAAAGGAACGCCCCGACGAGGTTGAGTACTGCCGAGAGGCCGACAGCGGTCCGTGGCTTCAGTGCCCCGCTCGCGATCGACGTCGCCATCGCATTGCCGGTGTCATGAAATCCGTTGGTGAAATCGAATATCAGTGCCGTGATCACGACGATGCAGAGCAGGAGGAACTGTAAAGACACGGTAAACAATTGTGGAACAGCAATGGTGTGAAAACCTAATTAGCTGGCCGAGGGCTGCATCACTATCGCCCGGGCGGGGGCCTGATAGCCCATTCGTCAGGACTTGCGACCAGCCACCAGATAGACGACGGGAACTACGCCCGACGTGCTGAGCAGCCCGAGCGCACCACCCCAGGCCCACTTGGGACCGTTGACGTGGTCGGCGTCACGGCTTGCCAGATCACGCAGGGCCCAGGCCCGCAGGCCGGCGTCGACCGCGGCTAACCCGATGATGGCCACCTTGGCGGTCGGGGACAGGTCGTTCCAGCGCTTCTTGGTCACTGCAGACATCCTTTCGGCGGGACGCGCGATCACCATCCACCGTACGGCTACACCGAGACCGGCTGGCGCTGATCACGATTGGCCGTAGTGCTGCGCACCTCGCCGGCCAGAAATGCCAGCGCCACCGCCGCGAGCGTGGCACCGATCCACGCGACGGCGGGGTAGCCGAGGCCCGCGCTGATTGCGATGCCGCCCAGCCATGGCCCGGCGCTGATGCCGACGTTGAACGCCGAGACATTGCCCGCCATCGACAGTGTCGGGGCTGCCGGCGCGAGCCCGACCACCCGCGAGTTGAGCACCGGATTGGTCCCGAAACCAGCGATGCCGAGCAGGAACACGCCGACGACAACCGGGACGACGTGAGATGCCGTCACCGCGATGAAGACCGACGCGACGAGAAGTCCGGTGAACCCTGCGGCGAGAACACCCAGCGGTCGACGATCGGCGATCCTGCCGCCGAAGACAATCCCGACCACCGACCCGACGCCGTAGGTCAGCAGCACGAACGGCACCCACTGTGGCTGCAGTCCGGTGGTGCTCGTCAGCATTGCGGCGAGATAGGAGAAGGTCCCCAGCAGCGCAGCGGTCGACACCGCCGTCATGCTGTAGGACAGCCACAGTCTCGGTGTCGCGAGCCCACGGATCTCCGCTGATGCGCGTGCGGGCGTCTCAGGTCGCCTGTCGCGTACACCGAACAGGATCGCCCCACCGGCCACGACACTCAATCCGGTGATGGCCCAGAAGGTCCCGCGCCAGCCCAGGTGCTCGCCGATCCAGGTGCCTGCCGGCAGTCCGATCACCATGGCCACCGTCAGCCCGCCGGCGACGATGCTCATCGCCCGACCGCGCAGTTCCGGGGCGACCACGGCCATGGCGGCGCTGCTGCCGACGGCCCAGAACCCGGCGTAGACGAACGCTGCCACAAAGCGGGTGGTGAACAGGATGGCGTAGTCACTCGTCAGGGCACCGACGACATGGGCCGTGATGAACACGGCGAGGAAGGCCAGCATCGTCAGTCTGCGCGGCAGCCGCAACGTCGCGATGGCGAGCACCGGCGCGCCGACGAGCATCCCCAGCGCGAATCCCGAGATCAGCAGGCCTGCTTGCGGAATGCTCACCGACAGGTCTGCTGCGAGCCCCGGTATCAGGCCGGCCAGGACGAGTTCGCTTGTGCCCTGGGCGAATATGGCGAATCCGATCAACCAGACCGCGGCCGGCATCAGAGCATCGACCCGCCGGTCGCATCGATCCACTGGCCGGTGACCCACCGTGCGTCCTCGGATGCGAGGAAGGCCACGATGTCGGCGATGTCTTCCGGCTGAGCGACCCGGTTGAACGGTGACTGTGCCGCTACGGCGGCGCGGCCCTCGGGGGTGGCCAATCGCGCGGCGTTCATGTCGGTGTCGACGCTGCCCGGCCCCACGGCATTGACCGTGATGCCCCGGGGCGCAAGATCTTTGGCCAATGTGGCGGTGAAGGCGTCGATCGCGGCTTTCGACATTGCGTACGTCAGCAGTTCGGGGATCCGCATTCCGTGGGTGAACCGCGTGGAGAGATTGACGATTCGTCCGCCGTCGCGCAGTCGACTCAGGCCTTGCTGCGTGACGAATACCGGCGCTGTGGTGTTGACGGCGAACACATTCTCGTATGCCTCGCGGGTGAGGTCGGTGAAAGAGGTGCGGCTGCCGAGGATTCCTGCATTGTTGACCAAGATGTCGACGCCCTCGTCGTGCTCGTCG
It encodes the following:
- a CDS encoding Cmx/CmrA family chloramphenicol efflux MFS transporter gives rise to the protein MPAAVWLIGFAIFAQGTSELVLAGLIPGLAADLSVSIPQAGLLISGFALGMLVGAPVLAIATLRLPRRLTMLAFLAVFITAHVVGALTSDYAILFTTRFVAAFVYAGFWAVGSSAAMAVVAPELRGRAMSIVAGGLTVAMVIGLPAGTWIGEHLGWRGTFWAITGLSVVAGGAILFGVRDRRPETPARASAEIRGLATPRLWLSYSMTAVSTAALLGTFSYLAAMLTSTTGLQPQWVPFVLLTYGVGSVVGIVFGGRIADRRPLGVLAAGFTGLLVASVFIAVTASHVVPVVVGVFLLGIAGFGTNPVLNSRVVGLAPAAPTLSMAGNVSAFNVGISAGPWLGGIAISAGLGYPAVAWIGATLAAVALAFLAGEVRSTTANRDQRQPVSV
- a CDS encoding SDR family oxidoreductase; translation: MSTLTGKTAVVTGGGRGIGRAIAQRLAADGARVGVHFGTRAEAAEQTVHQIREAGGSAFSFGAKLGEPGDAERLWTAFDEHDEGVDILVNNAGILGSRTSFTDLTREAYENVFAVNTTAPVFVTQQGLSRLRDGGRIVNLSTRFTHGMRIPELLTYAMSKAAIDAFTATLAKDLAPRGITVNAVGPGSVDTDMNAARLATPEGRAAVAAQSPFNRVAQPEDIADIVAFLASEDARWVTGQWIDATGGSML